CATCCACCTGGAGCGAAGCCATGACAACTGGAGCAAGGCCATGACGACTGGAGCAAATGCCATGACGATGATCAACGCGTTCTTCGAGCAGAGCCTGCCGCAGGCGATGCAGCGCGACCCGCAGCGCGCGCGGGAGCTGAACGGGGTGTTCGTGATTCAGCTCAGTGGTGAGGGCGGGGGAAGCTGGACCATCGACGCCAAGGCCGATCCGCCGACCGTCGCCGCCGGCGTCAGCGCCACGGCGGACTGCAAGGTCGAGCTGACCGCTACCGACTTCCTCGCCATGCTGAAGGACCCGCAGCTTGGCATGCAGCTCTTCCTCGAGGGGCGTTTGGTCGTCCAGGGCGATCCGATGCTCGCCACGCGGCTGCAGGATCTGCTCTCCCTCGCCGGCTAAAGACACCCGAGGAGCTTGTAGGCCTAGTCACATTTGTTATTGATCATGCACCTCGTCGGCTATATCATAAGGCAATCGAGGTGTACGGATGATTACGTCTTCAAGAGCCATAGTTGCGTGCGCGATCAACGGGCTCCTCGTTGCGGCGCTGACCCTGGGGTCGGGCTGCAGCGCCGGCGACGAAGCTGTGCCAGCCAGCCAGCTCGGGGTGGCGGCGCGGGCGGCGACCAACGCGGCCAACAGCATGAACTCGATGAACGCGATGAACGCGATGAACGCGCTCAACGCGACAAATTCGATGAACTCGATGAATTCGATGAACGCGCTCAACGGGCTCAACTCGATGAACTCGATGAACGCGCTCAATTCGATGAACGCGCTCAATTCGATGAACGCGATGAACTCGATGAACTCGATCAACAGCGTGCTGACCGGGGCCGCGCTGGATGCGGGCGAGCTGCGGATTCCCTCGACCACGCTGACGGACTTCGGGCGCTACACGCTCGCGCAGACCGAGCTGCTCTGCCCGGCGACGCGGCTGCCGCACGTCTTCGACCAGGGGACGCCCGGGGACGCATCGGATGACCTCGCGGCGCACGTGACCGTGCCGCGCTGGTTGGTGCTGAAGGAAGCGGTCGAGCTGGTGCGCGAGGCCTGCGCCAATCCGGTGCCGGCGAGCTGCGGCAACGGCGTGGTTGACGGCGGCGAGGACTGCGACACAGGCATCGCGCTCGGCCAGCCGGGGGCGTGTCCGGCGGTGACGGTGGCGATCGACGAGGATCTCGACGGCGACGGCAGCTTCAACCCCGGCGGCGGCGTCGATCAGAGCGTGACCTACGAGGTGCTCTCCGCCATCGGCCTGGCCTGCGCCGACCGCGCCTATCGGCCCTTTCTCCTGCACCCCATCACCGGCCCCGAGGCCACCGCCAACCCCGAGACCTTCAGCACCTACTTTCGCTACCTGTGTCTGCAGAGCTGGGACGAGGCGCAAGGCAAGGCCGTCTACCGCTGCGGCAAGGGGATGCTCGCCGCTGGCCTCTCCGGCTACGCCGTGCGCGACGGCACGCTCTCGGCCCGCCCGATCTATCTCTCCGAGCTGAGCTGGGGCGGCAACGTCTGGAAGCGTCACTGGCAGTTCCGCGAGCATCACATCGGCTCGATCCCCGAGCCGATCGCCGCCGGTCAGCAGATCGGCTACGCGCTGGATGCCGCCTGGGGGCTCAATCCGCGCGAGACGCATGCGGGCGGCGCGAGCAAGGAGCCCGACTACCTGGCGGCGCTCGCGCTGAAGACGGCGACCAACCGCACGGGTGTGACCGTCAGCCCCTACAACCGCGCCAACGTCACTGGCGGACTGAGCTTC
The nucleotide sequence above comes from Pseudomonadota bacterium. Encoded proteins:
- a CDS encoding SCP2 sterol-binding domain-containing protein, which translates into the protein MTMINAFFEQSLPQAMQRDPQRARELNGVFVIQLSGEGGGSWTIDAKADPPTVAAGVSATADCKVELTATDFLAMLKDPQLGMQLFLEGRLVVQGDPMLATRLQDLLSLAG